ATGAGACAAATATTGGTTTGTTTTAACATTCTTGCAGATCTTAACTGATTGTAAGTACCATTTTACATCAGctaattttcatttttctattttggAGCATTACGCAATTTTGCTGCAACTATCATTTGTATTTCTGTCACATTTGAATCTGAGAACTTTTTAAGCACGCTCTCCTGAATCACATTGTATAACTTTGTTTTTCTAAAAGACAGCTTGCCTCTCTGCCCAAGCATGTTATACTGACACATGAGGTTTTTGGTCATAAACCTGCACATCAAATTAGAGACCATATCTCTCTTATTATAGCCACCTATGCGGACGCACTGGTTGCACACTTCCATGAAATAACTGGGATTAACCAATTCATCCTCTAGATTCTGCACTTCTTCCAGGGAATTATTCCGTTTGATTGTAAGAGTACAAGCTGTGTCAGCTGGTTTACCACCACATGTGCTCGTATCCGAAACAGTTTTCCTGATGTCCAGCAGAAGTTGTAACACTCGCTTCTGAAAtcctataagaaaaaataatacataactgAGGATGCTAAATAACTTCCCaattacaagaaaaataaaatacacacacacacacacatcaagagaagagtggtataaCAAAGTGTGCAGAAGCCATGCAAGTTAAGGAGTGGGCATAGCATAAATGGACAAGGAACAGTAGTGGAGAtttatggaatgagtacaaaaggaagagagattaaTATGTCAAAAtaagaaggcaggaaaaaaagaagtttgagaaaaatattgtagataagtgatTATGAGTTTTTAAAtaagaaactgaaaaataaagatgagattCTGAAAGTTAAGTGAATGGTGAAATGTTTGGTAATATTAATGAGGTAGTAGAAGTATTAAATAAATGTTTCCAAAgtgtgttcacaagggagagggAGTTTGCTGAGATAGATACAGTGTCAGTGGCTGGAAGGGCACTGGAAAGGGTACAAACATTAACAGAGGAAATTATAAAACTATTGGAGGAACTGGATGCAAGAAAGTGAGGAGGGCCAAATGGggtatcaaattgggtgctaaaagagtgcaTACAACAATTAGCGGGTAAATTGAGTAACTTGATATGTCTCACTGGCACAGGGCCGGGAAAATACCAGTGGATTGGAAGAGGGCAACCATCAAACCAATTTTAAAGGTGGCAGTAAAGAGGATCCGTtaaactataggccagtgtcattaacaagcgtAGTGGccaagatgtgaaaaaaaaaaaacatatatataaaggaCAGTTGGGTTAAATATTTAGAAAATTGAGAAACTGAAAATGGTTGTGGGAAACTACCTACTATGCCATGCAATATAAGGCTCCATCCACTCTAGCGGGCAGAAGCGAGTTGTTTGCCCGCTGACATTTTCTCCACATTTGCAAAAGACGAGTAAACTGCCTGTGACAGAAGATGAGGAATTTCATCGGGCATAGCCCGTTGCACCTGGCAGTACACCACTGCCAGACATACAAGGTACAATGGGAGCTTTGGATCCATGGCTGTCAGTTTGCCAGGGAAGTACATACGGCTACACCAGATGGTCATGTCTACCCCTCCATCCGGCTAGAATCAGTGGTCTCATGTTGTCGTACCGCAGTCTTCATCAGattaaagagatcctctgcctgacTGCACGGGTGCTCGTCTCTTGACTGGGGCTCAAGGGGCCTAGGCAGGCAGGCATTGCCACGTGGACGTAAGCTTCTGTGTGCCCGGAGGGATTTACGCTAGTGTGGACGGAGCCTAATACGTAATGAATATAACAGTGCAATAATGTTCCAGGGTATATCAACTAGGTCTACGTACTTAATATTGTTATGTTCAACTTTGTCATTTTGGGTACTAATCACTACATACAATTCCTCATAGTGATAAGGATTAGAACTTACTAGTTAGAGGGAAGCTGGATTCAGCATCTTCCTGGCTACCTTTGTGATTCTTTTGATTGTCATTACAAGGGTCACACCTGCTCTTGTTGTCTCTCTGGTTGTGTCTATCACGTCTATTGTCCCAGTCATAGTGGTCATGACTTCTATTTTGATAGTGTttttcatatctcctctcctGCTGGCCAGGGCTATCACTTCGGTCAGGTGTGTCAAGCTGTCTCCTGTCACCTTGGTCATGGCTTCTTCTTCGGTAAAGTGTGTCATGGTGCCTCTTGTCATGCTGGTCGGGACTGTCACTATAGTAAGATAGGTGGTCGGGACTGTCACCTTGGTCATGGCTTCTTCTTCGGTAAGATGTGTCATGGTGCCTCTTGTCATGCTGGTCGGGACTGTCACTATAGTAAGATAGGTGGTTGGGACTGTCACCTTGGTCATGGCTTCTTCTTCAGTAAGGTGTGTCATGATGTCTCCTGTCACCTTGGTCATGGCTTCTTCTTCGGTGAGGTGTGTCATGGTGTCTCCTGTCACCTTGGTCATGGCTTCCTCTTCGGTGAGGTGTGTCATGGTGTCTCCTGTCACCTTGGTCATGGCTTCTTCTTCGGTGAGATGTGTCATGGTGTCTCCTGTCACCTTGGTCATGGCTTCCTCTTCGGTGAGGTGTGTCATGGTGTCTCCTGTCACCTTGGTCATGGCTTCCTCTTCGGTGAGGTGTGTCATGGTGTCTCCTGTCATGGTGGTCGGGACTGTCACCTTGGTCATGGCTTCTTCTTCGGTGAGGTGTGTCATGGTGTCTCCTGTCATGGTGGTCAAGATTGTCACCTCGATCATGGTTTCTTTTTTGGTAAGGCGTGTCATGATGTCTCCTGTCATGCTGGCCACTGCCATCACTGTTGTCAGATGACTTGGCTGTCTTGCTGGATACCGAATCTTTTGTTGCACTGCACTCCATGATCCCATGGGTTCTGGTGGACCGCATATCCAAAGACACCTTAGGAGGAGGTGTTGGAAGTACAACCTGTGAAGGAGCAGAAGCTACCTTATCTTGAGAGGTTGTGACCTGTGGCTTCTGTGAGGCTGGCTTCATGTGGACAGCTTCTGTGGAAAAATCATTACATATTacaaagacacgaaaaaaaaaaaatgtgaaagggcTTGGTGTTGGGGGCTGTCAAAGACAAATAAAAGGAGACAGTGAATAGTCCAGGGAAACCCTTCACCTGTAAATGTTTACAGTCAGACACTTTGTAGACAAAAATGAGATTGAAGAAATTTGCTAACCAAACCACTTTGTGTTTTCCCAGCTATCCCCCACCTCTCAGTTCTCTCAGTTTGTCAATCTAATTATTAATGAACAATAGTATTGCTGTTGTATTCACTGTtatgattttcttctttcataaatTGTTTTCAAATATGACCAGGCATGCCTATCATGTAAGTTTTCACTGCTGACAAAGTCATCAGGCAGATTTTTCTTAcaacgttttctcctttttctcatgaGTAGACCTTCATCAGGATCACTGTTGCTCTCAGAACTCTCCACCGTAGATGTCAGATGGTAGGTATCGCATTCTTGAAAActatgaggggaaaaaaataataataataaaataaataaataaataaataaataaatatatatatatatatatatatatatatatatatatatatatatatatatatatatatatatatatatatagcgttgATGAAGTTTCTTGAAATACTTGGGTTATGAACAAGACGTACTCAGTACCATAACTTTATTTTGCACTAAGTTTCGCCACTCAGACTGCTGGCATCTTCAGTCtaatagaataaaatacatattaaatttaCAATTACACCAAAATActtaaaatattataatataagaTTCCACACCAATACCTCTTCTATTAGCCTGAAGATGCCATCAAGTCTGAGTGGCGAAACGTAGCAAAATAAAGTTACGGTACTGAGTACATCTTGTTCataacccatatatatatatatatatatatatatagatatatatatatatatatatatctatatatatatatatatatatatatatatatatatatatatatatatatatattttttttttttgcatacctCGACCACTGCCCATCTCAGGCGCCAAACATTTCATTACCAGCCCTAAATTTTTGTGACATTTATCTCAATCAGGTACAGCTAAAAGGCAACAAAAATGAGCATTTCTGAGGTGAATAAACATGAAAGTGAACGTCATCCAATAACAGCAAGATAATAGTAAAACACCAACCAGAAGTGATCTTCACTTTTTTCAACATAAACTTTCTCCATGATGCAGGGTCTGGTTCTTGCTGATTATGAAGGGCATTCTCAGCATTAACTCCTTGTGGCCAAAACAAGGTTTGGTTCTCTTCTAATACCCAGCTGGATGGCACcacaccctcttcttctttcttaccctCCAACCAAACTGCTCGTTTCCACATtctaaatataaaatataattaATCAATGGGCTATGTTCATGCTTTGCATATTTTGTTTCATTAATAACATCAGCAGTAAGATATTCAAGTACGAATAATACAATATTTAAAAGCTAGGCATGTTGGCAGTTTTACCTCTTCAGATAGGTATATGACAAGAATAACAACCTAATTTCTATATTTTAAATGTAGTATAGAAACAATTACCCATGTCTCAACCTGACAAAATCCTCTTCATAAGCCGAAGAGCAGCACTCCGGGCTGTACTGGCACAAAAGGCATAAGGGATACGAATAGGAGAGTGAAGATGCAGATGAACAGTTTTGAGATAAAGAACAATGGCCATAAGAGAGATACATAACAAATACAACTTGTGTATGAAGACTAAAATCCTGCAGATCTGAAACGTTTTGCTTAACTTCTCTTTAGTAAACACATATCAGTCATGAGAATACACCATGTACAACTGCCCACCTAACTGAAAATGTCATGTACAACTGGTACTAAAACAACACCATCTTTGTATGGCAATTTTATCACCTTTCTATGCAGCTGCTCTAAGTGAattactttcttttttaaattAATCTTATTTTTCATAAACACAATGTTAATGAGTTTAGAATTGCATGGttcagtaaaaaaaaattcagtttggCTTTGACGAAGAACATCACATTCATAGTAGACATCATTTTTTAGTTTCCTAAGGAACACAAAATCTTCATTTTTTAACATGaaacaattatttttgtattttgtagatatatatattcTGTGATTAGCTTCTGTCACTTTTGATTCATTAA
The nucleotide sequence above comes from Eriocheir sinensis breed Jianghai 21 unplaced genomic scaffold, ASM2467909v1 Scaffold1208, whole genome shotgun sequence. Encoded proteins:
- the LOC126989544 gene encoding transcription initiation factor TFIID subunit 1-like, translated to MKPASQKPQVTTSQDKVASAPSQVVLPTPPPKVSLDMRSTRTHGIMECSATKDSVSSKTAKSSDNSDGSGQHDRRHHDTPYQKRNHDRGDNLDHHDRRHHDTPHRRRSHDQGDSPDHHDRRHHDTPHRRGSHDQGDRRHHDTPHRRGSHDQGDRRHHDTPHRRGSHDQGDRRHHDTPHRRRSHDQGDSPNHLSYYSDSPDQHDKRHHDTSYRRRSHDQGDSPDHLSYYSDSPDQHDKRHHDTLYRRRSHDQGDRRQLDTPDRSDSPGQQERRYEKHYQNRSHDHYDWDNRRDRHNQRDNKSRCDPCNDNQKNHKGSQEDAESSFPLTRFQKRVLQLLLDIRKTVSDTSTCGGKPADTACTLTIKRNNSLEEVQNLEDELVNPSYFMEVCNQCVRIGGYNKRDMVSNLMCRFMTKNLMCQYNMLGQRGKLSFRKTKLYNVIQESVLKKFSDSNVTEIQMIVAAKLHSKTTTPLWCRGLAAWLSLKRPGFDFWWQWV